A genome region from Campylobacterota bacterium includes the following:
- a CDS encoding TonB family protein has product MHRYRSFGASLAIHLLIAAAGWSAYQAFKTPPPVETRLSLSLASYTPLRTEAIAQNPTVTPPPPKPQETPTIPKQPTTQPSIAAKVMSTAVPAPAKPLQSAASVIPSPAPIVAPAVRQEVKAAPPPSPTEEKYEEENIAKIRAILAERLKYPKNALRLKQQGEVKVTFTLTPSREVGALSVTQSSGFEMLDEAACDLIETSASEFPKPQKSVRITVPIGYKIR; this is encoded by the coding sequence GTGCATCGTTACCGTTCGTTCGGCGCTTCCCTGGCAATCCACCTGCTGATTGCCGCCGCGGGATGGAGCGCGTACCAGGCTTTTAAAACACCGCCGCCGGTCGAAACACGGCTTTCCCTTTCGCTTGCTTCCTACACGCCGTTACGAACGGAAGCGATAGCGCAAAATCCGACCGTCACGCCTCCTCCGCCAAAACCGCAGGAGACGCCGACAATCCCCAAGCAGCCCACAACGCAACCCTCGATCGCCGCAAAAGTGATGAGCACCGCGGTTCCCGCGCCCGCCAAACCGCTCCAATCCGCAGCGAGCGTCATCCCCTCTCCCGCACCGATCGTCGCCCCCGCCGTGCGCCAGGAGGTCAAAGCCGCGCCGCCTCCCTCTCCGACGGAAGAAAAGTACGAAGAAGAAAATATCGCAAAAATCCGCGCCATTCTCGCCGAACGGCTCAAGTACCCCAAAAACGCGCTCCGGCTCAAACAGCAAGGGGAGGTCAAAGTGACGTTTACCCTCACTCCCTCACGGGAAGTCGGAGCACTTTCGGTGACGCAAAGTTCGGGTTTCGAGATGCTTGATGAAGCCGCCTGCGACCTGATCGAAACTTCCGCTTCGGAATTTCCAAAACCCCAAAAAAGCGTTCGGATTACCGTCCCGATAGGATACAAGATCCGTTAA
- the pstS gene encoding phosphate ABC transporter substrate-binding protein PstS gives MLTKATKGLVIAAIAATSMIAADKISGAGATFPAPCYYDWAYSYQKATKTRVNYQAIGSGGGIKQVSERIVDFGGTDAPMTPKELAGAKLLQFPAVIGSIVVAHNLPGVADEKLKLKNSVVADIFAGKITMWNDPAIAADNAGIKLPNQKIIVVHRSDGSGTTHVFTDYLSEASKMWKSQFGVGKAIGWKTGVGGKGNEGVTNLIKQTPYSIGYIENAYKEKNNLAAATLQTAEGKWVSATLPNFQNAVKQAKWSKKDHFYSSLVMQDNAYPIVAATFILMPKEKAESNAEVIKFFDHSFRNGDKAAQKLGYIPLPVETTNLVRQYWAENK, from the coding sequence ATGCTAACGAAAGCTACCAAAGGTTTAGTCATTGCGGCTATCGCTGCGACGTCAATGATCGCTGCGGATAAAATCAGCGGCGCAGGGGCTACGTTCCCGGCTCCGTGTTATTACGATTGGGCGTACAGCTACCAAAAAGCGACCAAAACACGCGTCAATTATCAGGCAATCGGATCGGGCGGGGGGATCAAACAAGTCTCCGAGCGTATCGTTGATTTCGGCGGAACGGATGCGCCGATGACACCCAAAGAGCTTGCAGGCGCAAAACTGCTCCAGTTCCCGGCCGTGATCGGATCGATCGTCGTGGCGCACAACCTTCCGGGTGTGGCGGACGAAAAACTGAAACTGAAAAACAGCGTCGTCGCCGATATTTTCGCGGGTAAAATCACGATGTGGAACGATCCAGCCATCGCGGCCGATAACGCCGGGATCAAACTCCCGAATCAGAAGATCATCGTGGTTCACCGCTCTGACGGGTCGGGAACGACCCACGTTTTCACCGACTACCTGAGCGAAGCGTCCAAAATGTGGAAAAGCCAGTTCGGCGTCGGCAAGGCGATCGGCTGGAAAACCGGTGTCGGCGGCAAAGGGAACGAAGGGGTGACAAACCTCATCAAGCAGACGCCGTATTCGATCGGTTACATTGAAAACGCCTACAAAGAGAAAAACAACCTCGCGGCGGCAACGCTTCAAACGGCCGAAGGCAAATGGGTCAGCGCGACGCTGCCGAATTTCCAGAACGCGGTCAAACAGGCCAAATGGAGCAAAAAAGACCATTTCTACAGCTCGCTGGTCATGCAGGACAACGCTTACCCAATCGTTGCGGCGACGTTCATCCTGATGCCTAAAGAGAAAGCCGAATCGAATGCGGAAGTGATCAAATTTTTCGACCATTCGTTCCGCAACGGCGACAAAGCGGCCCAGAAACTGGGCTATATTCCTCTTCCGGTCGAGACGACGAACCTCGTTCGCCAGTACTGGGCGGAAAACAAATAA
- a CDS encoding PhoU domain-containing protein → MLPRYENKLSEIRSMISALLLQIIRTSEETLHAFENGDTALYESARNHLKNLQSDANRIDNEIIKTFALFGPEADELRLLVAYLKMTNELDRIGDGMRKYARRLQEHCAGECDLSVLTGAMIQLHKTTLNALQYIYECLEAKELCDAEELYRKVMVEESKNDDLFSIMEKELLTLIITSGELSVEYVKVLGTLRKLERSGDRAVNIAALLLYAQKGGELHIYN, encoded by the coding sequence ATGTTACCACGCTACGAAAACAAACTCAGCGAAATCCGCTCGATGATCTCGGCCCTGCTGCTGCAGATCATCCGCACGAGCGAAGAGACGCTTCACGCTTTCGAAAACGGCGACACCGCCCTCTACGAAAGCGCGCGCAACCATCTCAAAAATCTCCAGAGCGACGCCAACCGCATCGACAACGAAATCATCAAAACTTTCGCCCTCTTCGGCCCCGAAGCCGACGAGCTGCGATTGCTCGTGGCGTATCTGAAAATGACCAACGAACTCGACCGTATCGGGGACGGGATGCGCAAATACGCCCGTCGCCTCCAGGAACACTGTGCGGGAGAATGCGACCTTAGCGTCCTCACCGGCGCGATGATCCAGTTGCACAAAACGACCCTCAATGCGCTACAATACATTTACGAGTGTCTCGAAGCCAAAGAACTCTGCGATGCGGAAGAGCTCTACCGCAAGGTAATGGTTGAAGAGTCCAAAAACGACGATCTTTTCTCCATTATGGAAAAAGAGCTTCTGACCCTCATCATCACTTCGGGTGAACTGTCGGTCGAATACGTCAAGGTGCTCGGAACCCTCCGCAAGCTTGAGCGTTCGGGTGACCGTGCCGTCAACATCGCCGCACTGCTTCTCTACGCACAAAAAGGCGGAGAGCTGCACATCTACAACTAA
- a CDS encoding response regulator transcription factor → MDALILIVEDEQDILELMEYHLAKEGFETIGFLNTKRVLEALEEENIDLILMDRNLPGAEGSEFVEMLRKKGIQTPVIFVSAKHKDEEIEQGFERGGDDYITKPFSMKELVLRVKAILRRTKKLSMEGSLVYRDMSLNLAARTLTIDGTAVELTKLEFDLLHALIANQHVVLDRDYLLEHVWGGDEVYQERTVNVAINRLKEKIDPDKTKDYIKTVRGVGYTLC, encoded by the coding sequence GTGGACGCGCTCATACTGATCGTCGAGGATGAACAGGACATTCTGGAGCTGATGGAATACCATCTGGCCAAAGAGGGTTTCGAGACGATCGGGTTTCTGAATACCAAAAGGGTGCTCGAAGCGCTGGAAGAAGAGAACATCGATCTGATCCTGATGGATCGCAACCTCCCCGGAGCGGAAGGGAGCGAATTCGTCGAGATGCTCCGCAAAAAAGGGATCCAAACGCCCGTTATATTCGTGAGCGCAAAGCACAAAGACGAAGAGATCGAACAGGGATTCGAACGCGGCGGCGACGACTACATCACCAAGCCCTTCAGCATGAAAGAGCTGGTGTTGCGGGTCAAAGCGATCCTGCGCCGCACCAAAAAGCTCTCGATGGAAGGTTCCCTCGTCTATCGGGACATGTCCCTCAACCTTGCCGCCCGCACCCTCACGATTGACGGCACGGCCGTGGAGCTGACCAAACTCGAATTCGACCTCCTCCACGCGCTGATCGCCAACCAGCATGTCGTCCTTGACCGCGATTACCTGCTCGAACACGTCTGGGGAGGCGACGAAGTGTACCAGGAGCGGACGGTCAACGTTGCGATCAACCGCCTCAAAGAGAAAATCGATCCGGACAAAACCAAAGACTACATCAAAACCGTACGGGGAGTCGGATACACGCTGTGCTAA
- a CDS encoding HAMP domain-containing sensor histidine kinase, translating to MLRIHQLFFLNVLGLFVAALAVASIISFFTLKSMIIEDGEHQLVRSIAILENVVATTSDFDRLAAQTAEKTGYRVTVIAEDGTVIAESDTDKRGMENHLGRIEVMHSMSEPYGMTIRYSETLKTDFIYIAKKITTPERTLYFRLAMSLKSVMEHFYALWIKFFAAFVILTIISLAIAYNISKKARYDIVQITRYLDEISAKNYKAVLKPEYFREFLQISLLLKNLVKKLHNRDKQKRKHTAKLRLINKQQNDILSAISHEFKNPIAAIMGYTETLQDDPQLDPKIRAKFLEKILANTQRVTLMLDRLALSVKLENNDLSIKPSSFDMGEVCAETVSLLQAKYPYRRIVYNGTSKTVFADKTMMELVITNLVDNALKYSEEEVILTLTETTLGITDKGIGISPAELDKITSKFYRVQKNRWDNSMGLGLSIVSYILKLHDTALKIESTLGIGSTFSFAIGHLVEKTTKPKK from the coding sequence GTGCTAAGAATCCACCAGCTCTTTTTCCTGAACGTCCTGGGATTGTTCGTTGCGGCGCTCGCCGTCGCCTCCATCATCAGTTTTTTTACCCTTAAGAGCATGATTATCGAAGACGGCGAACACCAGCTTGTACGCAGTATCGCGATTCTTGAAAACGTCGTCGCGACAACTTCCGATTTCGACCGGCTTGCGGCACAAACAGCCGAAAAAACGGGTTACCGGGTTACCGTCATCGCCGAAGACGGCACGGTCATCGCCGAAAGCGACACCGACAAACGGGGAATGGAAAACCATCTTGGACGGATCGAGGTGATGCATTCGATGAGCGAACCCTACGGAATGACGATCCGCTATTCCGAAACCCTCAAAACCGACTTCATCTACATCGCCAAAAAAATAACGACCCCCGAACGAACCCTCTATTTCCGCCTTGCGATGAGCCTCAAAAGTGTGATGGAGCATTTCTACGCGCTGTGGATCAAATTTTTCGCCGCATTTGTCATTCTCACCATCATCTCGCTGGCCATCGCCTATAACATCTCGAAAAAAGCGCGTTACGATATCGTCCAGATCACCCGCTATCTCGACGAAATCTCGGCCAAAAACTACAAGGCGGTCCTCAAGCCCGAATATTTCCGCGAGTTCCTCCAGATTTCGCTGTTACTTAAAAATCTCGTCAAAAAACTGCATAACCGCGACAAACAAAAGCGCAAACACACCGCCAAACTGCGCCTCATCAACAAACAGCAAAACGATATCCTCTCGGCCATCAGCCACGAGTTCAAAAACCCGATCGCCGCCATCATGGGATACACCGAAACCCTCCAGGACGATCCGCAGCTCGATCCGAAAATCCGTGCGAAGTTCCTCGAAAAAATCCTCGCCAACACCCAGCGCGTGACCCTGATGCTCGACCGTCTCGCCCTCTCGGTCAAACTCGAGAACAACGATCTCTCGATCAAACCCTCGTCGTTCGATATGGGCGAGGTATGCGCCGAGACGGTATCGCTGCTGCAAGCCAAATATCCTTACCGCCGCATCGTCTATAACGGGACTTCCAAGACGGTGTTTGCCGACAAAACGATGATGGAACTCGTCATCACCAACCTCGTCGACAACGCCCTGAAATACTCCGAAGAGGAGGTGATCCTCACCCTCACCGAAACGACGCTGGGCATCACCGACAAGGGGATCGGAATTTCACCGGCCGAACTGGACAAAATCACCTCCAAGTTCTACCGGGTCCAGAAAAACCGCTGGGACAACTCTATGGGACTGGGGCTCTCGATCGTCAGTTACATCCTCAAACTCCACGACACCGCACTGAAGATCGAAAGCACCCTCGGGATCGGTTCGACGTTCAGCTTTGCCATCGGCCATCTGGTCGAAAAAACGACGAAGCCGAAAAAATGA
- a CDS encoding HD domain-containing protein, with protein MIPLPKPLNEVIATLWDAGVRPILVGGFVRDALTGNVNPDIDIELYNVATLEQIETLLRPFGKLNLVGKSFGVFKLSLGGYKIDFSPPRTESKRGFGHKGFDVTWHSDIDFESAARRRDFTINAIGYDPIGGRFLDPFGGIGDLSSGRLRCVDPETFVDDPLRVLRAVQFAARFDLTCDTALLELCRTMIAQGALEELPKERIFEEFKKLLLLSPRPSLGLKLLKEIGALAFFTPMEQFDSTPQDYLSHPEGDVWTHVLMSVDVMAAMRSGKEQENLILMFAVLLHDIGKPLTTIVQNGKLNAPRHAEEGVEIAREWLEKITGDKTLIEGVLPLVRYHGWPRKLCRSNASDSDILRLSTEVCIDRLIRVAEADFFGRAFVGDTPESFEAGIWLREKAARLGVLYAPPKPLLMGRDLIDAGMAPSEAFKLLLDKAYEAQLDRRITTRDEALEWLAKQS; from the coding sequence ATGATCCCCCTGCCCAAGCCGCTGAACGAAGTGATTGCAACGCTTTGGGACGCGGGTGTCCGCCCGATTCTCGTAGGGGGATTCGTTCGCGACGCCCTTACCGGAAACGTCAACCCCGACATCGATATCGAGCTCTACAACGTCGCAACGCTCGAACAGATCGAGACCCTGCTGCGGCCGTTCGGGAAACTCAACCTCGTCGGCAAAAGCTTCGGAGTGTTCAAACTTTCGCTCGGAGGGTACAAAATCGATTTTTCCCCTCCCCGTACCGAATCCAAACGGGGATTCGGCCACAAGGGATTCGACGTCACCTGGCACAGCGACATCGATTTCGAAAGCGCCGCGCGGCGGCGTGATTTTACGATCAACGCCATCGGATACGATCCCATCGGGGGGCGATTCCTCGATCCTTTCGGCGGAATCGGCGACCTTTCTTCCGGGCGGCTGCGGTGCGTCGACCCCGAAACGTTCGTCGACGATCCGCTCAGAGTCCTGCGGGCGGTGCAGTTCGCGGCCCGTTTTGATCTCACCTGCGATACGGCCCTGCTCGAGCTGTGCCGCACCATGATCGCGCAAGGTGCGCTCGAGGAACTTCCCAAAGAACGGATTTTCGAAGAGTTCAAAAAACTGCTCCTCCTCAGTCCCCGTCCCTCGCTGGGGCTGAAACTGCTCAAAGAGATCGGCGCGTTGGCGTTTTTTACACCGATGGAGCAGTTCGACTCCACGCCGCAGGATTACCTTTCCCACCCCGAAGGGGACGTATGGACCCACGTGCTGATGTCGGTAGACGTCATGGCTGCAATGCGCAGCGGGAAGGAGCAGGAGAACCTGATCTTGATGTTCGCCGTCTTGCTGCACGATATCGGCAAACCGCTTACCACGATCGTCCAAAACGGCAAACTCAACGCGCCGCGCCACGCCGAAGAGGGGGTGGAGATCGCACGGGAATGGCTGGAGAAAATCACGGGGGACAAAACCCTGATCGAAGGGGTCCTCCCGCTCGTACGCTACCACGGCTGGCCCCGAAAACTCTGCCGCTCGAACGCTTCGGATTCGGACATACTCCGCCTCAGCACCGAAGTGTGCATCGACCGCCTTATCCGGGTCGCCGAAGCCGATTTTTTCGGCCGCGCGTTTGTCGGGGACACCCCCGAATCCTTTGAAGCGGGGATATGGCTGCGCGAAAAGGCTGCGCGGCTGGGCGTCTTGTACGCGCCCCCCAAGCCGCTGCTCATGGGACGCGACCTCATCGATGCGGGGATGGCCCCCTCCGAAGCATTCAAACTCCTTCTCGACAAGGCCTACGAAGCCCAGCTCGACCGCCGAATCACCACCCGTGATGAAGCGCTCGAATGGCTCGCGAAACAATCGTAA
- the pstC gene encoding phosphate ABC transporter permease subunit PstC: protein MLDKIFHNMTRFSALLILFIVAWIFVVLFDHSTEAMQAFGFDFIVKDEWAPNVDKFGAYAAIFGSVVSTFLAMLIAIPVAIGVAIFLSEIAHDRIKGFFGVSVELLAAIPSVIYGMWGLFYFVPILRDLFGGMGIGLLAAAIVLSIMILPFMAAVTRDAMNTTPDILKESAYALGGTQWDVIKDIIIPYAKAGIIGSLILALGRAIGETMAVTFVMGNVHHTPASILDPTTSIPVTLANEFTEADSSIYFSSLFGLALTLLVMSFVVIAVAKFYFLRKVRKGQ, encoded by the coding sequence ATGCTCGATAAAATCTTTCACAACATGACCCGTTTCAGCGCCCTGCTGATCCTTTTCATCGTCGCATGGATTTTCGTCGTCCTTTTCGACCACTCGACCGAAGCGATGCAGGCCTTCGGATTCGATTTCATCGTCAAAGACGAATGGGCTCCGAATGTCGACAAATTCGGTGCCTATGCGGCGATTTTCGGTTCGGTCGTCTCGACTTTCCTGGCCATGCTCATCGCGATTCCGGTCGCGATCGGCGTCGCGATCTTCTTGAGCGAAATCGCCCACGACAGGATCAAGGGTTTTTTCGGGGTCAGCGTCGAACTCCTCGCCGCGATCCCCTCGGTCATCTACGGGATGTGGGGACTTTTTTACTTCGTCCCCATCCTCCGCGATCTCTTCGGAGGGATGGGGATCGGTCTGCTCGCGGCCGCCATCGTCCTCTCGATCATGATTCTCCCCTTCATGGCCGCCGTCACCCGCGACGCGATGAACACCACCCCAGACATCCTCAAAGAATCGGCCTACGCATTGGGCGGAACCCAGTGGGACGTCATCAAAGACATCATCATCCCCTACGCCAAAGCGGGGATCATCGGTTCGCTGATTCTGGCACTGGGACGCGCGATCGGGGAGACGATGGCGGTGACCTTCGTCATGGGGAACGTTCACCACACCCCCGCTTCGATCCTCGATCCGACGACGTCGATTCCCGTCACGCTCGCCAACGAGTTTACCGAAGCCGACAGTTCGATCTATTTCTCGAGCCTTTTCGGACTGGCGCTGACGCTGCTCGTCATGAGCTTCGTCGTCATCGCCGTCGCGAAATTCTACTTTTTGCGTAAAGTGAGGAAAGGTCAATGA